The following proteins are encoded in a genomic region of Mycoplasmopsis arginini:
- a CDS encoding DUF1998 domain-containing protein encodes HLGHSYRTDIVKISFNKVNEMFDEDTAISVLFALLEGISMTYNIERNDIGGMIYKTNLAKPYSFILFDTMAGGAGHVKRLKDDKSLMEVLKMHLLKYLKTVAMKIHLVITV; translated from the coding sequence ACATTTAGGGCATTCCTACAGAACTGATATCGTAAAGATTTCATTCAATAAAGTTAATGAAATGTTTGATGAAGACACTGCAATTTCAGTATTGTTTGCTCTTCTTGAAGGAATTAGCATGACTTACAACATTGAACGAAATGATATTGGAGGCATGATTTATAAAACAAATTTAGCAAAGCCTTACTCATTTATATTATTTGATACTATGGCTGGAGGTGCAGGTCATGTTAAGAGATTAAAAGATGATAAGTCTTTGATGGAAGTATTAAAAATGCACTTGCTAAAGTATCTCAAAACTGTTGCGATGAAGATACATCTTGTTATAACTGTTTAA
- a CDS encoding IS3 family transposase: MEEYRNILKQKNILQSMSRKGNCYDNCIIEIFFGTMKNEMFYGHEYEFNSLDELEQAIHKYIKYYNEKKNNYKIKRNDA, translated from the coding sequence ATGGAAGAATATCGAAACATTTTAAAACAAAAAAATATTTTACAAAGTATGTCTAGAAAAGGAAATTGCTATGATAATTGCATAATTGAAATTTTTTTTGGCACAATGAAAAACGAAATGTTCTACGGTCATGAATATGAGTTTAATTCATTAGATGAATTGGAACAAGCAATTCATAAATATATAAAGTACTATAATGAAAAAAAGAATAATTACAAAATTAAAAGGAATGACGCCTAA
- a CDS encoding DDE-type integrase/transposase/recombinase, with protein MWSTDVSEFHIPSGKLYLSPIIDAHNREIISYSVSRSPNFKQIKDMLDRALRNIKI; from the coding sequence ATATGAAGCACTGATGTTTCTGAGTTTCATATTCCTTCAGGAAAACTTTACCTTTCGCCAATAATTGACGCACATAATAGAGAAATAATTTCTTATTCTGTTTCTAGGTCGCCTAATTTTAAACAAATTAAGGATATGTTAGATCGTGCTTTGAGAAACATAAAAATTTAG
- a CDS encoding transposase → MKNRGFVVNHKKVRRLMNELNIFGIKPKAKYKSYKGKIGKTCKNLLLNKIIDKQKNITFFERNFKTEKSKLNMKHWCFWVSYSFRKTLPFANNWRT, encoded by the coding sequence TTAAAAAATAGAGGTTTTGTTGTAAATCACAAAAAAGTAAGGCGTTTAATGAATGAATTGAATATTTTTGGCATTAAACCAAAGGCTAAATATAAATCTTATAAAGGCAAAATAGGTAAAACCTGTAAAAATTTACTTTTAAATAAAATTATAGATAAGCAAAAAAACATAACCTTTTTTGAAAGAAATTTTAAAACAGAAAAAAGTAAACTAAATATGAAGCACTGATGTTTCTGAGTTTCATATTCCTTCAGGAAAACTTTACCTTTCGCCAATAATTGACGCACATAA
- a CDS encoding transposase produces MKLKLEDKINIIKLIEENETKKNIMNCNISKSRLNTIYSLYKIHGYQGLVRKHNNKYSYDFKIQIIKEIKNGEPMNKIANKLNINVGLIYSWFKNIQI; encoded by the coding sequence ATGAAATTGAAGTTAGAAGATAAGATAAATATAATTAAACTAATAGAAGAAAATGAAACTAAAAAAAATATAATGAACTGTAATATATCAAAAAGTAGATTAAATACTATTTACTCTTTGTATAAAATTCATGGTTATCAAGGATTAGTTAGAAAACATAATAATAAATATTCATATGATTTTAAAATTCAAATTATTAAAGAAATTAAAAATGGTGAGCCAATGAATAAAATAGCTAATAAATTGAATATAAATGTTGGTTTAATTTATTCATGATTCAAAAATATTCAAATTTAG
- a CDS encoding nuclease-related domain-containing protein: MIPTDGYFEPKSGEKDMFEALQKLPNDYYVFHSYRLVQLIPDKGLNENEIDFLIFQPELWVPFYGM; this comes from the coding sequence ATGATTCCGACAGATGGTTATTTTGAACCAAAAAGTGGTGAAAAAGATATGTTTGAGGCCCTTCAAAAATTGCCAAATGATTACTATGTCTTTCATTCGTATAGATTAGTTCAATTAATACCAGATAAAGGCTTAAATGAAAATGAAATAGATTTTCTTATTTTTCAACCCGAATTATGGGTGCCTTTTTATGGAATGTAA
- a CDS encoding DEAD/DEAH box helicase family protein produces MECKNARVSRNENGQWKYVKNENGTVKEINMKDPFDQAFSGQHNLFNKLRKTYPEYKDNINSCKFMVAVWFPKYTKEEIQNTDFGPNVVKEIIMTREALLYKDETISQVKALMERMDKVHIVCKYEEELIEDGPGYKHSLSYSDAMNLYSKVLCPTFKAIVNVKKDYEQTYIELLDEQFVILDFLRHQRTAAISGASGTGKTLVAVERARRLSNSGEKVLFLCYNKNLREWLHKCYSSDLKNVYFYTLDAFGCKKCKTSLDSLSYYDLKDILETEIIEDKFEYQHIIVDEGQDFGRERADDSKILELFYEYGENPIDDKKNTSFFIFYDKNQLVNSKKLPTYIQNVDSKLTLYKNCRNTKNIAATAYSLIELKPVLYDKA; encoded by the coding sequence ATGGAATGTAAGAATGCTAGAGTTTCTAGAAATGAAAACGGACAATGGAAGTATGTTAAAAATGAGAATGGAACTGTAAAAGAAATAAATATGAAAGATCCGTTCGATCAGGCGTTTTCTGGACAACATAATTTATTCAATAAGTTAAGAAAAACATATCCTGAATACAAAGATAATATTAATAGTTGTAAATTCATGGTAGCAGTGTGGTTTCCAAAATATACTAAAGAAGAAATACAAAATACGGATTTTGGTCCAAATGTGGTAAAAGAAATAATAATGACTCGTGAGGCATTGTTGTATAAAGATGAAACAATCTCACAAGTAAAAGCTTTGATGGAACGTATGGATAAAGTTCATATTGTATGTAAATATGAAGAAGAACTTATCGAAGATGGTCCTGGTTATAAACATTCATTGTCCTATTCTGATGCTATGAATTTATATAGTAAAGTATTATGCCCAACATTTAAAGCTATTGTAAATGTAAAAAAAGATTATGAACAAACTTATATAGAATTACTAGATGAGCAGTTCGTAATTCTTGATTTCTTGAGGCACCAAAGGACAGCAGCAATAAGTGGCGCAAGTGGAACTGGTAAGACATTAGTCGCTGTTGAAAGAGCTAGAAGGTTATCTAATAGTGGTGAAAAAGTATTGTTTCTTTGCTATAACAAAAATCTTCGAGAGTGGTTACACAAATGTTATTCAAGTGATTTAAAGAATGTTTATTTTTATACTCTAGATGCATTTGGATGTAAGAAATGTAAAACGTCTTTAGATTCGTTAAGCTATTATGATTTAAAAGATATTCTTGAAACGGAAATAATAGAAGATAAATTCGAGTATCAACATATTATCGTTGACGAAGGTCAAGACTTCGGGCGTGAAAGAGCTGATGATTCAAAGATACTAGAATTATTTTATGAATATGGAGAAAACCCTATTGATGATAAGAAAAATACATCTTTCTTCATCTTCTATGATAAGAACCAATTGGTAAATTCTAAAAAGCTTCCTACATACATACAAAATGTTGATTCTAAATTGACTTTATATAAAAATTGTAGAAATACAAAAAATATAGCTGCTACAGCATATTCACTAATTGAATTAAAGCCTGTCTTATATGATAAGGCTTAG
- a CDS encoding ATP-binding domain-containing protein, giving the protein MKDVIINDSGTNTVKMNGKKTKVFTCPTFKGLEADDVIITDINNDIFDENNKSFYVAASRAKKRLFIFINKNNVNFKEVIERRFSETFPNPDKTRQLIGIMKGIIK; this is encoded by the coding sequence TTGAAAGATGTAATCATTAATGATTCTGGCACTAATACTGTTAAAATGAATGGCAAGAAAACAAAAGTTTTTACGTGTCCTACTTTTAAGGGATTAGAGGCTGATGATGTTATTATTACAGATATAAATAACGACATTTTCGATGAAAATAATAAATCATTTTATGTTGCAGCTTCGCGTGCAAAAAAGAGGTTATTCATTTTTATTAATAAAAATAATGTTAACTTTAAAGAAGTTATTGAGAGAAGATTTAGTGAAACATTCCCAAATCCTGATAAAACTAGACAGTTGATTGGAATTATGAAAGGAATAATAAAATAA
- a CDS encoding cyclophilin-like fold protein has translation MRLFKDSIIIACFIAIFCLVSCNKNNNSLTQPATDEPSTTITTPSDDNQQLRKMKLKIWKLTLKIDGIEVDVIWADNDSVKAFKNLAKDGLTINMSKYGGFEQVGSIGSTLPSADTRITTNPGDIVLYSSNQIVLFYDSNTWSYTKLGHINLSKSELIDLLGDEDVVITLSLE, from the coding sequence ATGAGATTGTTTAAAGATAGCATCATTATTGCATGCTTTATTGCAATTTTTTGTTTAGTTAGCTGTAACAAGAATAATAATTCACTAACTCAACCAGCTACTGATGAGCCCAGTACAACAATTACTACTCCATCAGATGATAATCAACAACTAAGGAAGATGAAACTGAAAATATGAAAATTAACATTAAAAATAGATGGCATAGAAGTAGATGTAATATGGGCTGATAATGATTCAGTAAAAGCTTTTAAGAATCTTGCTAAAGATGGATTAACTATAAATATGAGTAAGTATGGTGGATTTGAGCAGGTAGGTTCAATTGGTTCTACATTACCATCAGCTGATACTAGAATTACTACTAATCCAGGAGATATAGTTTTATACTCATCAAATCAAATAGTATTATTCTATGATTCTAATACTTGGTCTTATACGAAATTAGGCCACATCAATTTATCTAAAAGTGAATTAATAGATTTACTTGGTGATGAAGATGTTGTTATTACACTAAGTCTAGAATAA
- a CDS encoding IS30 family transposase codes for MNSKIINNSKKVFCIKISKLIQNKYKFLQKRSVANLINDFKKYAKENNIEIVIPSLQAIYYLINSHKLIDFKIFPIKKTITGLKRKKRMAKRSRITFAKSIEERPEYINNRSEFGHYEIDTVILNKRSKYCYLTLLERKSRKLFIKVIQRNSDSMANGLKTIIKENKLKIKSITMDNGSENVKLNTIDKKIDIYVCHPYCSFEKGSIENCHKFIRQFISKGIKRK; via the coding sequence ATGAACAGTAAAATAATTAATAATTCTAAAAAAGTTTTTTGTATAAAGATATCAAAATTGATTCAAAATAAGTATAAATTTTTGCAAAAACGTTCAGTAGCAAATCTTATTAATGACTTCAAAAAATATGCTAAAGAAAATAATATTGAAATTGTAATACCATCTTTACAAGCTATTTATTATCTAATAAATAGTCATAAACTTATTGATTTTAAGATTTTTCCAATTAAGAAAACGATTACAGGTTTAAAAAGAAAGAAAAGAATGGCAAAACGCTCAAGAATTACCTTTGCTAAAAGTATTGAAGAAAGACCAGAATATATTAATAATAGAAGTGAATTTGGTCATTATGAAATTGATACTGTAATTCTTAATAAAAGATCAAAATATTGTTACTTAACCTTATTAGAAAGAAAAAGTCGAAAACTATTTATTAAAGTCATTCAAAGAAACTCCGATTCAATGGCAAATGGACTAAAAACCATTATTAAAGAAAACAAATTAAAAATTAAGAGTATAACAATGGACAACGGATCTGAAAATGTTAAATTAAATACTATTGATAAGAAAATTGATATTTACGTCTGCCATCCCTATTGCTCCTTTGAAAAAGGTTCTATTGAAAATTGTCATAAATTTATTAGACAATTTATATCAAAGGGGATTAAAAGAAAATAA
- a CDS encoding helix-turn-helix domain-containing protein, translating into MKEKVNYPEMIVLLRARMNISQEKLASKLGVSFQSVNRWENGKYEPTKLAKVKLKELFKEFDIKVIEE; encoded by the coding sequence ATGAAAGAGAAAGTAAATTATCCTGAAATGATAGTTTTACTTAGAGCTAGAATGAATATATCCCAAGAAAAACTTGCATCTAAACTTGGTGTGTCTTTTCAGTCAGTTAATAGATGAGAAAATGGAAAATATGAGCCAACTAAACTTGCTAAAGTAAAACTTAAAGAATTATTTAAAGAATTTGATATTAAAGTAATAGAAGAATAG
- a CDS encoding type I restriction-modification system subunit M, with protein sequence MSQIIKEDILWKAAEKLRDKVDPADYKNVVLGLVFLKYVSDKYVAKYNELKKVGDGREDDEDYYISDHVFIVPKNALWSHVASHSKQDGLGQIIDNAFIELEKNNNQLKGILPKTYSKSDLDKTALGELVDFFTNNLNMEGVDGDFFGQVYEYYVGEFAKYIPTKGGEFFTPKSVVELMVDILEPYRGRVYDPCCGSGGMFVQCSKFVKEHQGQVDNISIFGQESNPGTWKMAKMNLAIRGLEGNLGERNGNSFTDDLHKTLRADFIIANPPYNLKEYWKPSLAGDPRWVFGKPNEKNGNYAWLSLMYAKLAPRGKAAILMPNGATTSNTADDYKIRKAMIEQGKVEAILALPNKLFANVRLSVQCWVLNKEKTNTDVLFINADSMGKLISKKIRVLEEADINKIVKAYKDFKNNSLKDIPAFCKKADLEEIKSKDYSLNPGRYVGADESNKLSPEEIQEELRKASAELFELMKEGKELEEKIKEILEEEMK encoded by the coding sequence ATGTCACAAATAATTAAGGAAGATATATTATGGAAAGCAGCGGAAAAACTAAGAGATAAAGTTGATCCTGCAGATTATAAAAATGTAGTATTAGGACTAGTTTTCTTAAAATATGTTAGTGATAAATATGTTGCTAAATATAATGAATTAAAGAAAGTTGGAGATGGCAGAGAAGATGATGAAGATTATTATATCTCTGACCATGTTTTTATCGTTCCCAAGAATGCATTATGGAGTCATGTAGCATCACATTCTAAACAAGATGGCTTAGGTCAAATTATCGATAATGCTTTTATTGAACTTGAAAAAAATAATAATCAATTAAAAGGTATTTTACCTAAGACTTATTCTAAGAGCGATTTAGATAAAACAGCGTTAGGTGAATTAGTTGATTTCTTTACTAATAATTTAAATATGGAAGGGGTTGATGGAGATTTCTTCGGCCAAGTTTATGAATATTATGTAGGAGAATTTGCTAAATATATTCCTACAAAAGGCGGAGAATTCTTTACACCTAAATCAGTAGTTGAATTAATGGTAGATATTCTAGAACCATATAGAGGTAGAGTATATGACCCATGTTGTGGTTCTGGTGGTATGTTCGTTCAATGTTCTAAATTCGTAAAAGAACATCAAGGACAAGTTGATAATATTTCTATATTCGGTCAAGAATCAAATCCTGGAACGTGGAAGATGGCTAAGATGAATTTAGCTATTCGTGGTCTTGAAGGAAATCTTGGTGAAAGGAATGGCAATTCATTTACTGATGACTTACATAAAACATTAAGAGCAGATTTTATAATTGCCAATCCACCATATAACCTAAAAGAATATTGGAAACCATCATTAGCCGGAGACCCGAGATGAGTATTTGGTAAACCAAATGAAAAAAATGGTAACTATGCATGGTTATCATTAATGTATGCTAAATTAGCACCACGTGGTAAAGCAGCTATTCTTATGCCCAATGGTGCAACTACATCAAATACAGCTGATGATTACAAAATAAGAAAAGCAATGATAGAACAAGGTAAAGTTGAAGCAATTTTAGCATTACCTAATAAATTATTTGCTAATGTTAGACTTTCTGTTCAATGTTGGGTTTTAAATAAGGAAAAGACTAACACTGATGTATTATTTATTAATGCTGATTCGATGGGTAAGCTTATATCAAAAAAGATACGAGTATTAGAAGAAGCTGATATTAATAAAATTGTAAAAGCCTATAAAGACTTTAAAAATAACAGTCTTAAAGATATACCTGCATTTTGCAAAAAAGCAGATTTAGAAGAAATTAAATCAAAAGATTATTCTTTAAATCCGGGAAGATATGTAGGAGCAGATGAATCAAATAAATTATCTCCTGAAGAAATTCAAGAGGAATTAAGAAAAGCATCTGCTGAATTATTTGAATTAATGAAGGAGGGTAAGGAACTAGAAGAAAAAATTAAAGAGATTTTAGAAGAAGAAATGAAATAG
- a CDS encoding restriction endonuclease subunit S yields the protein MNYQKIKNLSNPNKGVYGIGASSCDYNSKYPQYLRITDIDDNGYAPYTLETCINPNLYKNWNKYVLNKNDIVFARTGNSTGRNFFCKNIKPNTVFAGFLIKFSIDPTLINPQYLGYYCQSKSYWNQVSSLFTGSTRNNINAEQYGDLLIPVVDYALQQHIVNTILFHFFF from the coding sequence ATGAACTATCAAAAAATTAAAAATTTATCAAATCCAAATAAAGGTGTTTATGGCATTGGAGCATCATCATGTGATTATAATTCAAAATATCCACAATATCTAAGAATTACAGATATTGATGATAACGGATATGCACCTTACACATTGGAAACATGCATTAATCCAAATCTTTATAAAAATTGGAATAAATATGTTTTGAATAAAAATGATATAGTATTTGCAAGAACTGGCAATAGTACTGGCAGAAATTTTTTTTGTAAAAATATAAAGCCAAATACTGTGTTTGCCGGATTCTTAATAAAATTCTCTATTGATCCCACTTTGATTAATCCTCAATATTTGGGATACTACTGTCAAAGCAAATCTTATTGGAACCAAGTTTCGTCTTTATTCACTGGAAGCACTCGTAATAATATCAATGCAGAGCAATATGGGGATTTATTAATTCCGGTTGTTGATTATGCCCTACAACAACACATAGTTAACACTATACTATTTCATTTCTTCTTCTAA
- a CDS encoding restriction endonuclease subunit S, whose protein sequence is MRTFKIKEISEIINGATPSTSNPLYWDGSIPWITPKDLTDFHNRYINSGHSFITEEGYKSCSTKMLPIGTILLSSRAPIGYLAIANKEMCTNQGFKSIICNSQYINNLYMFYWLSTKINYLQQISSGATFKELSKDNLENVEINLPTLAEQQHIVNTIGSVDDLLENLVKQNEKIIQIGLIKINKLNNIQTKNLSEIVEFSKGCEVGSSNYSDIKKDNMINYLRVGDLNAIGTTHVKLDNELVISKFDDILCAFDGAPGRNNIGLVGAYSSGIYNLKCNDINKGLVYFGINSDLNQKIIADHSQGTTILHASKSIQHLQYADIGLEDKMYLNSLFKLLLQNKKKIEYLKNIKSNLLNKYF, encoded by the coding sequence ATGAGAACATTTAAAATAAAAGAGATTTCTGAAATTATAAATGGTGCTACACCTTCAACTAGTAATCCTTTATATTGGGATGGAAGTATTCCTTGGATTACGCCAAAAGATTTAACAGATTTTCATAATCGCTATATAAATAGCGGTCATTCTTTTATTACAGAAGAAGGGTATAAAAGTTGCTCTACAAAAATGTTACCAATCGGAACAATCTTGTTATCATCAAGAGCACCTATAGGCTATTTAGCTATTGCCAACAAAGAAATGTGTACGAATCAGGGTTTTAAATCTATAATATGCAATTCACAATATATAAATAATTTATATATGTTTTATTGGTTATCCACTAAAATAAACTATTTGCAGCAAATATCTAGTGGGGCAACATTCAAAGAATTATCAAAAGATAATCTTGAAAATGTAGAAATAAATCTTCCAACACTTGCCGAACAACAACACATAGTTAACACTATAGGAAGTGTCGATGATTTACTTGAAAATTTGGTAAAACAAAACGAAAAAATCATTCAAATTGGTCTAATAAAAATCAATAAATTAAATAATATTCAAACTAAAAATCTTTCTGAAATAGTCGAATTCTCTAAAGGATGCGAAGTTGGTTCATCGAATTATAGCGATATTAAGAAAGATAATATGATTAATTATTTAAGAGTGGGCGATTTAAATGCCATCGGTACTACCCATGTTAAATTAGATAACGAACTAGTTATTTCTAAATTCGATGATATATTATGTGCATTTGATGGTGCGCCAGGAAGAAATAATATTGGACTAGTTGGTGCTTATTCATCTGGTATTTATAATCTTAAATGTAATGATATTAATAAAGGATTGGTTTATTTTGGAATAAATAGTGATTTGAATCAGAAAATTATAGCTGATCATTCACAAGGCACTACAATATTACATGCTTCTAAATCAATTCAACATTTACAATATGCTGACATTGGACTAGAAGATAAAATGTATTTGAACTCATTATTTAAATTATTATTACAAAATAAAAAGAAGATTGAATATTTGAAAAATATAAAATCCAATCTCCTTAATAAATATTTTTAA
- a CDS encoding tyrosine-type recombinase/integrase yields MKDFKNFLLHQNLSKNTIDAYETAVEMYNRDFDEITKQNLLAFKAVLVDKYKGKTVNLRIQGINKYLEFIGKDKLKLKYIKVQQKSYLENVISDADYEFFKNKLIKDGNLEWYFVARFLGATGARVSELIQFKYEHLKRGYIDLYTKSGKIRRIFIPKRLRIKAIEYYDSIGRIEGYLFLNKNGKQITTRGIAHQLKALGEKLKMNLKVIYPHSFRHRFAKNFLEKRKDIALLADLMGHESIETTRIYLRKTSEEQQAIVDKIIDW; encoded by the coding sequence ATGAAAGATTTTAAAAATTTCTTACTTCATCAAAATTTATCTAAAAATACAATTGATGCATATGAAACAGCTGTAGAAATGTATAATAGAGATTTTGATGAAATCACAAAACAAAATTTATTAGCCTTTAAAGCTGTCTTGGTTGACAAATATAAAGGTAAAACAGTTAATTTAAGAATTCAAGGTATAAATAAATATCTTGAATTTATCGGTAAAGATAAGTTGAAACTAAAATATATCAAAGTTCAACAAAAAAGTTATCTTGAAAATGTAATAAGTGACGCTGATTATGAATTTTTCAAGAATAAACTTATTAAAGATGGCAATCTTGAATGGTATTTCGTTGCACGATTCTTGGGCGCAACTGGAGCTCGTGTATCAGAATTAATTCAATTTAAATACGAACATCTAAAACGTGGATATATCGATTTATATACTAAATCAGGTAAAATACGAAGGATATTCATACCAAAAAGGCTTCGTATAAAAGCAATAGAATATTATGATTCTATTGGAAGAATCGAAGGCTATCTATTTTTAAATAAAAATGGTAAACAAATAACTACAAGAGGGATTGCTCACCAATTAAAGGCACTTGGTGAAAAATTAAAAATGAATCTAAAAGTCATTTATCCCCATTCTTTTAGGCATAGATTCGCAAAAAACTTTCTAGAAAAAAGAAAAGATATAGCCTTGTTGGCTGATTTAATGGGCCATGAGTCCATTGAAACAACAAGGATATATCTTCGTAAAACCAGTGAAGAGCAACAAGCTATTGTTGATAAAATAATAGATTGGTAA
- a CDS encoding restriction endonuclease subunit S has translation MRNIGYFIKKYPDKTTFEYHNPNIIKSGITLFDKTKVYVDTSTIEGINNISEGEIISYNKRPSRANMQPVKNSVWFAKMKGSNKKLIITNNDIDLIDNYILSTGFLGLEASKKLPLTFLSAIIISNDFNLQRDLNSVGTTMAGVNNDTFIKILVPLLDDNELNDYELKYHYYIDELSLLRRKINKLKEIKSQLLDKYF, from the coding sequence ATGCGAAATATTGGATATTTCATTAAAAAATATCCTGATAAAACGACATTTGAATATCACAATCCAAACATAATTAAATCAGGAATAACTTTATTTGACAAAACTAAGGTGTATGTGGATACTTCTACCATAGAAGGTATCAACAACATTTCTGAAGGTGAAATTATTAGTTATAACAAGAGACCTTCTAGAGCAAATATGCAACCAGTAAAAAATAGTGTATGATTTGCTAAAATGAAAGGCTCTAATAAAAAACTAATAATTACTAATAATGACATTGATTTAATTGACAATTATATATTATCAACAGGATTCTTAGGATTAGAAGCATCTAAAAAACTTCCTTTAACTTTTCTTTCTGCTATTATAATTTCAAATGATTTTAATCTTCAGCGTGATTTAAATTCAGTTGGAACAACAATGGCTGGTGTTAATAATGATACTTTCATTAAAATATTAGTGCCTTTATTAGATGATAATGAACTAAATGATTATGAATTAAAATATCATTATTATATCGATGAATTATCATTATTAAGAAGAAAAATAAACAAACTAAAAGAAATAAAATCTCAATTATTAGATAAATACTTTTAG
- a CDS encoding restriction endonuclease subunit S: MLFLLDKSESDKTNTFGYVFKSFNGGTFESKYYVTNSNKKLITIKNIDDSGFNTNNVSQLSEEKADNKYLLSIGDIVLTMTGNIGRSGIVDENNCYLNQRVLKITSDSSSYLFAYLHKYKKEIIQLGKGTAQLNLSLDDLKELKVFNSYNEITSFKKYDCLYSSLLNCKLVIKKAKQIKQLLLSKYF; the protein is encoded by the coding sequence TTATTATTCTTACTTGACAAAAGTGAATCTGATAAAACAAATACCTTTGGTTATGTTTTTAAATCTTTTAATGGTGGAACATTTGAAAGCAAATATTATGTTACAAATTCAAATAAAAAACTTATAACTATTAAAAATATTGATGATAGCGGTTTTAACACTAATAATGTTTCACAACTTTCAGAAGAAAAAGCAGATAATAAATATCTATTATCAATCGGCGATATTGTTTTAACTATGACTGGAAACATAGGGCGTTCAGGGATAGTCGATGAAAATAATTGTTATTTAAATCAGAGAGTACTTAAAATAACATCGGATTCTTCTAGCTATCTTTTTGCGTATCTACATAAATATAAAAAAGAAATTATTCAGTTAGGCAAAGGAACCGCTCAACTCAATTTATCATTAGATGATTTAAAAGAATTGAAAGTTTTTAATTCCTATAATGAAATTACATCCTTTAAAAAATATGATTGTCTATACAGTTCTTTATTAAATTGTAAATTGGTAATCAAAAAAGCTAAGCAAATTAAACAATTATTACTATCAAAATATTTCTAG
- a CDS encoding helix-turn-helix domain-containing protein, translating into MNLGKENETLEFKKTTGELRDAMDDICAILNKHGKGVLYFGVKPNGDVCGQIVSDSSLDDVATHIKTAIKPMIYPSIKEEMLDGLSVIKVEFAGTERPYSSYGRYYKRVHDRAEGMTPDELKHMMLDTDYSSIWENNITTFEIEDVDSKALKSFYARAVNCGRLEPLEEYDEKELLRMLGLMVDDKLTNAGYFLFSSKEPTVLKWLFMLQTKE; encoded by the coding sequence ATGAATTTAGGAAAAGAAAACGAAACATTGGAATTTAAAAAAACAACAGGTGAACTTAGGGACGCAATGGATGATATTTGTGCCATTTTAAATAAGCATGGTAAAGGCGTTCTATATTTTGGAGTCAAACCAAATGGAGATGTATGTGGACAAATAGTAAGTGATAGTTCATTAGATGATGTAGCAACACATATTAAAACTGCAATTAAACCAATGATTTATCCTTCAATTAAAGAGGAGATGCTAGATGGCTTAAGTGTTATTAAAGTTGAGTTTGCTGGAACTGAAAGGCCATATTCATCTTATGGCAGATATTATAAGAGAGTTCATGATAGAGCTGAGGGCATGACACCTGATGAATTAAAACATATGATGCTTGATACAGATTATTCATCTATTTGGGAAAATAATATAACTACATTTGAGATTGAAGATGTAGATTCTAAAGCATTAAAGAGTTTTTATGCAAGAGCAGTCAATTGCGGAAGGTTAGAACCTCTCGAAGAATATGATGAAAAAGAGTTATTAAGAATGTTGGGATTGATGGTTGATGACAAGTTAACAAATGCTGGCTATTTCCTATTCTCATCAAAGGAACCAACTGTTTTAAAATGGCTGTTTATGCTACAGACCAAAGAATAA